The Georgenia faecalis genome includes a window with the following:
- a CDS encoding GNAT family N-acetyltransferase, with product MATQVRPAVGRFEDFALVVGTKRADAGGCWCMSYRDSRVPNLARPEYMRAECATEPGPGVLAYVDDDVAGWCSVAPRGTYRRLMRSRTLPLLEGPEPWSVVCFVVRPGYRRRGLMHELLAGAVEHARAHGAEVVEGYPIEKGGDKVDVISGYVGTVEAFERAGFHRAAPTTGHSGHRPRWLMRREL from the coding sequence ATGGCGACGCAGGTGCGCCCCGCCGTCGGGCGCTTCGAGGACTTCGCGCTGGTGGTCGGGACGAAACGGGCCGACGCCGGCGGCTGCTGGTGCATGAGCTACCGCGACTCGCGCGTGCCCAACCTCGCGCGCCCGGAGTACATGCGCGCCGAGTGCGCCACCGAGCCGGGGCCCGGGGTGCTCGCCTACGTCGACGACGACGTCGCGGGCTGGTGCTCGGTGGCGCCGCGCGGGACGTACCGGCGGCTCATGCGCTCCCGCACGCTTCCGCTCCTCGAGGGGCCCGAGCCGTGGAGCGTCGTGTGCTTCGTCGTGCGGCCGGGGTACCGCCGTCGGGGGCTCATGCACGAGCTCCTCGCCGGCGCGGTCGAGCACGCCCGGGCGCACGGCGCCGAGGTGGTGGAGGGCTACCCGATCGAGAAGGGCGGCGACAAGGTCGACGTCATCTCCGGGTACGTGGGCACCGTGGAGGCGTTCGAGCGAGCAGGGTTCCACCGGGCCGCGCCCACGACGGGGCACAGCGGGCACCGGCCGCGCTGGCTCATGCGCCGCGAGCTCTGA
- the eccD gene encoding type VII secretion integral membrane protein EccD: MSAIDMTAAPTVATSQEIVRLTVSARSRTADLTLPALLPVAEVLPGVVQTLGVLEPDEVHGGYRIHTAEGHELDLELSLLAQGVRDGAVLSVSVGVDQAPPKVYDDVVEAIADVVEEQAGGWTPESSRRTVLAVAATFALLGAWTLHVAPLSALLVTVTAAGVAVLATLAGAVLAKVRADIAGALVLLGVAVAFAVVAATGGLLDGPGPTGVAAGLGAAAVGAAGLAVLGARGWPLLPAVTVGAVGAAVGGLVATTDIDAGQALLVLTALLVLVAGLLPRYALQVTRTTPPPAQSEAAVLADPEPIDERALRRRVELSARVVHGLRLTLVVLHVLAAPVVAAMNPLALAVTWIVSALLILAARRDARAVDVIVSVTGGVLAVVTATVGAILAEPGWVPVVGIVVAVTATAVLVSFVFPSRNEVALARALDVSESVLLLLLVPLTVLALGVIPFP, translated from the coding sequence GTGAGCGCGATCGACATGACGGCGGCTCCCACTGTCGCCACCTCGCAGGAGATCGTCCGGCTCACCGTCTCGGCCCGCTCGCGCACGGCCGACCTCACCCTGCCGGCCCTCCTGCCGGTGGCCGAGGTCCTGCCCGGCGTCGTCCAGACGCTGGGTGTCCTCGAGCCCGACGAGGTCCATGGCGGCTACCGGATCCACACGGCCGAGGGGCACGAGCTGGACCTCGAGCTGAGCCTGCTGGCCCAGGGCGTCCGTGACGGCGCCGTTCTCAGCGTCAGCGTGGGGGTCGACCAGGCCCCGCCCAAGGTGTACGACGACGTCGTCGAGGCGATCGCCGACGTCGTCGAGGAGCAGGCCGGAGGGTGGACCCCCGAGAGCTCCCGCCGCACCGTGCTCGCCGTCGCTGCGACGTTCGCGCTCCTCGGCGCGTGGACGCTGCACGTGGCGCCGCTCTCCGCCCTCCTCGTGACGGTGACGGCGGCCGGGGTGGCGGTGCTCGCCACCCTCGCCGGCGCGGTCCTGGCCAAGGTGCGCGCCGACATCGCCGGTGCGCTCGTCCTCCTCGGCGTCGCTGTGGCCTTCGCCGTCGTCGCCGCGACCGGCGGCCTGCTCGACGGTCCTGGCCCCACGGGGGTGGCGGCCGGGCTCGGCGCGGCCGCGGTCGGCGCCGCCGGTCTGGCGGTGCTCGGCGCCCGGGGCTGGCCGCTGCTGCCCGCCGTCACCGTGGGCGCCGTGGGAGCAGCGGTCGGCGGCCTCGTCGCGACCACGGACATCGACGCCGGTCAGGCACTCCTCGTCCTCACCGCCCTGCTCGTCCTCGTCGCCGGTCTCCTTCCGCGGTACGCGCTGCAGGTCACCCGCACCACCCCGCCGCCCGCGCAGTCCGAGGCGGCGGTCCTCGCTGACCCCGAGCCCATCGATGAGCGGGCGCTGCGCCGTCGGGTCGAGCTGTCGGCCCGGGTCGTGCACGGCCTGCGGCTCACGCTCGTGGTCCTCCACGTGCTCGCCGCCCCGGTCGTCGCGGCGATGAACCCGCTGGCGCTGGCGGTGACGTGGATCGTCTCCGCGCTCCTCATCCTCGCGGCCCGGCGCGACGCACGCGCCGTCGACGTCATCGTCTCCGTGACCGGCGGCGTGCTCGCCGTCGTCACCGCGACCGTCGGGGCCATCCTCGCCGAGCCCGGCTGGGTGCCGGTCGTCGGGATCGTCGTGGCCGTGACGGCGACGGCCGTGCTCGTCTCGTTCGTCTTCCCCTCGCGCAACGAGGTCGCCCTCGCCCGCGCACTTGATGTCAGCGAGTCCGTCCTCCTGCTCCTCCTCGTCCCCCTCACCGTCCTCGCCCTCGGAGTGATCCCGTTCCCATGA
- a CDS encoding S8 family serine peptidase yields MGTRRGVRTAVALATAAVAVAAPAHATTEQFDAGQWWIEAMGVTQAHEQVTGEGVVVALLDTPIYAEAPELQGQDVVPSGTRCEQPWSEDDGAPSLPAGPISEVTSHATSMAALIVGNGQGTRADGRGTAGIAPGATLRTYALYDTIGDRGLDCQHGERDDVEFLREVLTADPDIVVVTSEWVGEADIDLQEVVNEGISDGVVFVNSAGNGGPEEAISRFGAVDGVVNAVAGDTEGMAAEFNSVDSRPVDYLTAQDTLTTDPEQAVALAPTAGASGQPTVLVPGVDITAGGFWEGRWESDLMNSGTSASAAFTAGALALVMEKWPDATGNQVLQSMVRHANHPHALGYAAGYGFGGLSLTSMLSEDPTGYPDVHPYYGGLRWAFADDVPPPVMTQRGEGDEAQFWQPTYAEDEQGLPWPLGPGTPATGSASPSSAAPSPEREEASAEAAAPREETAGPPLGWIVVGAVLVAAVVAGALWARARASRTTNVENDNTPVEGPGA; encoded by the coding sequence GTGGGGACCAGACGGGGTGTGCGCACCGCCGTCGCCCTGGCGACGGCTGCCGTCGCCGTCGCCGCGCCCGCGCACGCCACCACCGAGCAGTTCGACGCCGGCCAGTGGTGGATCGAGGCCATGGGCGTCACCCAGGCGCACGAGCAGGTGACGGGCGAAGGGGTCGTCGTCGCCCTCCTCGACACCCCCATCTACGCCGAGGCGCCCGAGCTCCAGGGCCAGGACGTCGTGCCCAGCGGGACCCGGTGCGAGCAGCCATGGAGCGAGGACGACGGTGCCCCGTCGCTGCCGGCCGGACCGATCTCCGAGGTCACCTCGCACGCGACGTCGATGGCCGCGCTCATCGTCGGCAACGGGCAGGGGACGCGCGCCGACGGCCGCGGTACCGCGGGGATCGCGCCGGGCGCGACGCTGCGCACGTACGCCCTCTACGACACCATCGGGGACCGCGGGCTGGACTGCCAGCACGGGGAGCGGGACGACGTCGAGTTCCTCCGCGAGGTGCTGACCGCGGACCCCGACATCGTCGTCGTCACCTCCGAGTGGGTGGGGGAGGCCGACATCGACCTCCAGGAGGTCGTCAACGAGGGCATCAGCGACGGTGTCGTCTTCGTCAACTCGGCAGGCAACGGCGGGCCCGAGGAGGCGATCTCGCGCTTCGGCGCGGTCGACGGCGTCGTCAATGCCGTGGCGGGCGACACCGAGGGGATGGCGGCGGAGTTCAACTCCGTCGACAGCCGACCCGTCGACTACCTCACCGCGCAGGACACGCTCACCACCGACCCGGAGCAGGCCGTCGCCCTCGCCCCCACGGCCGGCGCCTCCGGGCAGCCGACCGTTCTCGTCCCCGGCGTGGACATCACCGCCGGCGGCTTCTGGGAGGGGCGCTGGGAGTCGGACCTCATGAACAGCGGCACCTCCGCCTCAGCCGCGTTCACGGCCGGGGCCCTGGCCCTCGTGATGGAGAAGTGGCCGGACGCGACCGGTAACCAGGTCCTCCAGAGCATGGTCCGGCACGCCAACCACCCCCACGCGCTCGGGTACGCGGCGGGGTACGGATTCGGTGGCCTGTCCCTCACGTCCATGCTCAGCGAGGACCCGACCGGCTACCCGGACGTCCACCCCTACTACGGGGGCCTGCGGTGGGCGTTCGCCGACGACGTTCCCCCGCCCGTCATGACCCAGCGGGGGGAGGGGGACGAGGCGCAGTTCTGGCAGCCGACCTATGCGGAGGACGAGCAGGGCCTGCCCTGGCCGCTCGGCCCCGGGACGCCGGCCACCGGATCCGCCTCCCCGAGCTCGGCCGCACCCTCACCGGAGCGCGAGGAGGCGTCCGCGGAGGCCGCGGCCCCGCGGGAGGAGACGGCAGGACCGCCGCTCGGATGGATCGTGGTCGGCGCCGTCCTCGTCGCTGCCGTCGTCGCCGGGGCGCTGTGGGCCCGGGCCCGCGCCTCACGAACCACCAACGTTGAGAACGACAACACACCAGTGGAAGGGCCAGGCGCATGA
- a CDS encoding phosphoglycerate dehydrogenase produces the protein MKILLPDNTPLDPDLPPGVEAVRYSPSKPVPPEHHDAEILVSWGQSGSGSLADTAQALTRLRWVQSLAAGPDAVLAAGFADDVIITSGRGLHDRTVAEHALALTLAGLRRFPELAEARREHRWAREVGGVQALHPADRVTTLLGAHVLIWGFGGIGRTLARYLDALGAHVRGVARSAGERDGFPVVAEDDVDEELRNADVLVLILPSSPDTDHVLDAERLALLPSRAWVINVGRGSTVNEAALVAALEAGTLGGAGLDVFETEPLPADSPLWDAPNVIISPHSAGGRPVGVDELLSENLAAFVAGKPLRNVIER, from the coding sequence GTGAAGATCCTCCTGCCGGACAACACCCCGCTCGACCCCGACCTGCCGCCCGGCGTCGAGGCCGTGCGCTACAGCCCCTCGAAGCCCGTCCCGCCCGAGCACCACGACGCCGAGATCCTCGTCTCGTGGGGCCAGAGCGGCAGCGGCAGCCTCGCCGACACCGCACAAGCGCTCACCCGGCTCCGCTGGGTGCAGTCGCTGGCGGCCGGCCCCGACGCGGTCCTCGCCGCGGGCTTCGCGGACGACGTGATCATCACGTCCGGGCGCGGCCTGCACGACCGCACGGTCGCCGAGCACGCGCTCGCGCTCACCCTCGCCGGGCTCCGACGCTTCCCCGAGCTCGCCGAGGCCCGGCGGGAGCACCGCTGGGCCCGCGAGGTCGGCGGCGTCCAGGCCCTGCACCCCGCCGACCGGGTGACCACCCTCCTCGGCGCCCACGTCCTCATCTGGGGCTTCGGCGGCATCGGCCGCACGCTCGCCCGCTACCTGGACGCCCTTGGCGCCCACGTGCGCGGCGTGGCCCGGTCCGCCGGTGAGCGCGACGGCTTCCCCGTCGTGGCCGAGGACGACGTCGACGAGGAGCTGCGCAACGCGGACGTCCTCGTGCTGATCCTGCCCTCCTCCCCCGACACGGACCACGTCCTCGACGCCGAGCGGCTGGCCCTGCTGCCGTCGCGCGCGTGGGTGATCAACGTGGGGCGCGGGTCGACGGTCAACGAGGCGGCGCTGGTCGCCGCCCTCGAGGCCGGGACGCTCGGCGGCGCCGGGCTGGACGTCTTCGAGACCGAGCCGCTGCCGGCGGACTCACCGCTGTGGGACGCGCCGAACGTCATCATCAGCCCGCACTCCGCCGGGGGCCGCCCCGTGGGCGTGGACGAGCTGCTCAGCGAGAACCTCGCCGCGTTCGTCGCCGGCAAGCCGCTGCGCAACGTCATCGAGCGGTAG
- the eccB gene encoding type VII secretion protein EccB, protein MASKRELIEAHKYSRRRLVSAFVSGTPRGKEVESLSRARPVVAGVVLTGLMVAGVAVSGLLSPGLPEDWDQQGVVITEESGERFLALEGTLFPVINTTSARLQLPAESGFRVEIVPDDAVAAAPRGATIGILGAPDDLPGPAQLLQTGWTSCLAPTGATYLAVDPAVTLEPDPAAAVVLEHEGGQVLVAGGVRYAIPLEGQANVRRVLALDTVPAVPASGTFVDLYTAGTALQWPFERIAGFGETLPQAVGSAKSVGQLVRNTDVGGAPSILTRAGAAPISEFAAALYSVQAPSGLGNEIEVTNADLDTVANDTNPYPPENWPTALPETTTERPCAVLQTSERRATTAFATVPATAEMFGGRRVTVAPGSGALVRMSSTGTGVGPVFLVDQTATRFEVSDPSAETLARLGYADVDLVQVPAPWLALLGDGPELNAEAARAAVSRTLAGTGS, encoded by the coding sequence GTGGCGAGCAAGCGTGAACTCATCGAGGCGCACAAGTACAGCCGACGGCGCCTCGTCTCGGCCTTCGTCAGCGGCACCCCGCGCGGCAAGGAGGTCGAGAGCCTGTCCCGGGCGCGCCCGGTCGTGGCCGGCGTCGTGCTCACCGGCCTCATGGTGGCCGGCGTGGCCGTGAGCGGGCTGCTCAGCCCCGGGCTGCCCGAGGACTGGGACCAGCAGGGCGTCGTCATCACCGAGGAGAGCGGGGAGCGCTTCCTCGCGCTCGAGGGCACCCTCTTCCCGGTCATCAACACGACGTCCGCGCGCCTGCAGCTGCCCGCGGAGTCCGGGTTCCGGGTCGAGATCGTCCCCGACGACGCGGTGGCGGCCGCGCCGCGCGGCGCCACCATCGGCATCCTCGGAGCGCCCGACGACCTTCCCGGACCCGCGCAGCTCCTGCAGACCGGGTGGACGTCCTGCCTCGCGCCCACCGGGGCCACGTACCTTGCCGTCGACCCTGCCGTCACCCTCGAGCCCGACCCGGCCGCCGCCGTGGTCCTCGAGCACGAGGGGGGCCAGGTGCTCGTCGCCGGGGGCGTGCGGTACGCCATCCCGCTCGAGGGGCAGGCCAACGTCCGCCGGGTGCTGGCCCTCGACACCGTGCCGGCTGTCCCCGCGTCGGGGACCTTCGTCGACCTGTACACCGCAGGGACCGCGCTGCAGTGGCCCTTCGAGCGGATCGCCGGCTTCGGCGAGACGCTCCCGCAGGCGGTCGGCTCCGCGAAGAGCGTGGGTCAGCTGGTGCGCAACACCGACGTCGGCGGGGCGCCGTCGATCCTCACGCGCGCCGGCGCTGCGCCGATCTCGGAGTTCGCGGCGGCGCTGTACTCGGTGCAGGCACCGTCCGGCCTGGGCAACGAGATCGAGGTGACCAACGCCGACCTCGACACGGTCGCGAACGACACCAACCCCTACCCGCCGGAGAACTGGCCGACGGCGCTGCCCGAGACGACGACCGAGCGGCCCTGCGCCGTCCTCCAGACGAGTGAGCGCCGGGCCACCACCGCCTTCGCGACCGTGCCGGCGACCGCCGAGATGTTCGGCGGGCGCCGGGTGACGGTCGCGCCCGGCAGCGGGGCGCTCGTCCGGATGAGCAGCACGGGCACCGGCGTCGGACCGGTGTTCCTCGTCGACCAGACCGCCACCCGCTTCGAGGTCAGCGACCCGTCCGCGGAGACGCTCGCCCGGCTCGGCTACGCCGACGTCGACCTGGTCCAGGTGCCGGCGCCGTGGCTCGCGCTGCTCGGTGACGGCCCCGAGCTCAACGCGGAAGCGGCGCGCGCCGCGGTCTCCCGCACGTTGGCCGGAACCGGGTCGTGA
- a CDS encoding S8 family serine peptidase yields MRRTARRLGAAAAALGVLLPLAGLAGTPATPATAGVPVPTAARPAVDAVGDADSSQTCDQEGGYAISSRPVALDGYDASRLWSRAAGRGVRVAVVDSGINVANPHFTTEGPTGPAYEAGTSLLPASLAEEYVNAYDPRGWADPSGHGTAVAGIIAARPVEDSTSEVVGLAPYATIVPVQVFGAVVETSEDSVDLLPDTGRLAAGIRWAADAGVQVIAVSMSVLDPDPRLAEAVAYAVGKGILVVASAGSFETAAEGDPGGVHYPAGFPGVLGVTAVDVFGQPSARNFTGEHVDVAAPGQQVATAYRGLLDCYLGEEPAPSYAVPYVAATAALLAEEFPDEGAEMWAHRIMMSAERPQQAVRDDAVGWGALAPYDALTMTVDPDRPGPAVPGHPPVKDVSEATAPPVASPPVDPWAPARDSGLLLAVGGVALVAVLAMVRTLGRGTHRGRIEVPG; encoded by the coding sequence GTGAGGAGGACCGCCCGTCGGCTCGGCGCCGCGGCCGCGGCGCTCGGGGTGCTCCTGCCCCTCGCGGGGCTGGCGGGAACGCCCGCGACGCCGGCGACGGCCGGCGTTCCTGTGCCGACGGCGGCCCGCCCGGCGGTGGACGCCGTCGGCGACGCCGACTCCTCGCAGACCTGCGACCAGGAGGGCGGGTACGCCATCAGCAGCCGGCCGGTGGCCCTTGACGGCTACGACGCCAGCCGGCTGTGGTCCCGCGCGGCGGGCCGCGGGGTGCGGGTCGCCGTCGTCGACTCGGGGATCAACGTCGCGAACCCGCACTTCACCACCGAGGGGCCGACCGGGCCCGCCTACGAGGCCGGCACGTCCCTGCTGCCCGCCTCACTGGCCGAGGAGTACGTCAACGCCTACGACCCGCGGGGCTGGGCTGACCCCTCCGGGCACGGCACCGCCGTCGCCGGCATCATCGCCGCGCGGCCCGTGGAGGACTCGACGTCGGAGGTCGTGGGCCTCGCCCCGTACGCGACGATCGTGCCCGTGCAGGTCTTCGGCGCCGTCGTCGAGACGAGCGAGGACAGCGTCGACCTGCTCCCCGACACCGGCCGGCTCGCCGCCGGCATCCGGTGGGCGGCGGACGCCGGCGTCCAGGTCATCGCCGTGTCGATGAGCGTCCTCGACCCCGACCCGCGCCTCGCGGAGGCCGTCGCCTACGCCGTCGGCAAGGGCATCCTCGTCGTCGCCAGCGCGGGCAGCTTCGAGACGGCCGCCGAGGGTGACCCGGGTGGCGTGCACTACCCGGCCGGGTTCCCCGGCGTCCTCGGCGTCACCGCCGTCGACGTCTTCGGGCAGCCGTCCGCTCGCAACTTCACCGGGGAGCACGTCGACGTCGCGGCGCCCGGGCAGCAGGTGGCCACGGCCTACCGCGGGCTGCTCGACTGCTACCTCGGGGAGGAACCCGCGCCGAGCTACGCCGTCCCGTACGTCGCTGCGACCGCTGCGCTGCTCGCGGAGGAGTTCCCCGACGAGGGCGCCGAGATGTGGGCGCACCGGATCATGATGTCGGCGGAGCGGCCGCAGCAGGCCGTGCGGGACGACGCCGTCGGCTGGGGCGCGCTCGCTCCCTACGACGCGCTCACCATGACCGTCGACCCCGACCGGCCGGGCCCGGCCGTCCCGGGGCACCCGCCCGTGAAGGACGTGTCCGAGGCCACCGCCCCGCCGGTGGCGTCGCCGCCGGTGGACCCGTGGGCGCCCGCGCGGGACTCAGGGCTCCTGCTCGCCGTCGGTGGCGTGGCGCTCGTGGCGGTGCTCGCGATGGTCCGGACCCTGGGGCGCGGCACCCACCGCGGACGCATCGAGGTGCCCGGATGA
- a CDS encoding WXG100 family type VII secretion target — protein sequence MTTKIPFSGLEAIAAKLRATDSQLRSGYEQLTGELRSTMAEWGEDTDSRAAYDQFKARCDRAFLEMADALAKIPVAVEQARTGAMETERANAATFQ from the coding sequence ATGACCACGAAGATCCCGTTCTCCGGGCTTGAGGCCATCGCCGCCAAGCTCCGCGCCACCGACAGCCAGCTGCGCTCGGGTTACGAGCAGCTCACCGGCGAGCTCCGCTCCACGATGGCCGAGTGGGGCGAGGACACCGACTCCCGCGCCGCGTACGACCAGTTCAAGGCCCGGTGCGACCGCGCCTTCCTCGAGATGGCGGACGCGCTCGCCAAGATCCCGGTGGCCGTGGAGCAGGCTCGTACCGGCGCCATGGAGACCGAGCGGGCGAACGCTGCCACCTTCCAGTGA
- a CDS encoding DUF2530 domain-containing protein has protein sequence MRPRRTIPDDLPPMRVNTVTMVVTGIGVWVAVLIASVVMRLMGLSIPARTVEVCVAGVVLGLLALAWAVPQRRRDVRAEAARRSGESTPGADRRAPAAGSGDDGPRDRRPGARPPHALPEEHHP, from the coding sequence ATGCGGCCGCGGCGGACCATCCCCGACGACCTGCCGCCCATGAGAGTGAACACCGTGACCATGGTGGTCACCGGCATCGGCGTCTGGGTCGCCGTCCTCATCGCGTCCGTCGTCATGCGTCTCATGGGCCTGTCCATCCCGGCACGGACCGTCGAGGTGTGCGTCGCCGGCGTCGTGCTCGGTCTGCTGGCCCTCGCCTGGGCGGTCCCCCAGCGCCGGCGTGACGTGCGTGCCGAGGCCGCGCGGCGGAGCGGGGAGTCCACGCCGGGGGCCGACCGCCGTGCACCCGCGGCCGGCTCCGGCGACGATGGGCCGCGCGACCGCCGGCCCGGCGCGCGCCCGCCGCACGCCCTCCCCGAGGAGCACCACCCGTGA
- a CDS encoding NCS2 family permease, which translates to MPTATQTRPERSRIDRYFGITERGSTVGREVRGGIVTFFAMCYILVLNPLILSTPDSTGAFLGGGTDGPNLAAVAAGTALVAGIMSILMGVVGRFPLALAAGLGINALLAYTIVGMPGMTWADAMGLIVLEGIIILILVLTGLREAVFRAVPQELKVAISVGIGLFIALIGLVNAGIVRPGGTPLQLGVGGSLVGWPALVFVVGLFTIMVLMVRKVRGAILIGVIVATVLAAVVEAVAHLGLLDEDNPGGWGLTIPTIDGSPVSTPDFGTLGQFSLFGAFGKVGVVAALLLIFSIMLADFFDTMGTMVAIGAEADLLDSDGNPPRTRQILIVDSVAAAAGGAAGVSSNTSYIESATGVGDGARTGLAPVVTGVAFLLATFLAPLAAFVPYEAATPALVIVGFLMMQQVTEISWRDLGIAIPAFLTIILMPFAYSITVGIGAGFIAWVILTAARKGGARQVHWLMWVVAALFVVYFALGPIQQLLGV; encoded by the coding sequence ATGCCCACCGCGACGCAGACCCGCCCTGAGCGCAGCAGGATCGACCGATACTTCGGGATCACGGAGCGCGGCTCCACCGTAGGCCGCGAGGTGCGTGGCGGCATCGTCACGTTCTTCGCGATGTGCTACATCCTCGTGCTCAACCCCCTCATCCTCTCCACCCCGGACAGCACCGGAGCGTTCCTCGGCGGGGGGACGGACGGCCCGAACCTCGCCGCCGTCGCGGCCGGTACCGCGCTCGTCGCGGGGATCATGTCGATCCTCATGGGCGTCGTCGGACGGTTCCCGCTCGCGCTCGCGGCCGGCCTCGGCATCAACGCGCTGCTCGCCTACACCATCGTCGGGATGCCCGGCATGACGTGGGCGGACGCCATGGGCCTCATCGTCCTCGAGGGCATCATCATCCTCATCCTCGTCCTCACCGGGCTGCGGGAGGCCGTCTTCCGCGCGGTCCCGCAGGAGCTCAAGGTCGCCATCTCGGTGGGCATCGGTCTGTTCATCGCGCTCATCGGGCTCGTCAACGCGGGCATCGTGCGTCCGGGCGGCACGCCGCTGCAGCTCGGCGTCGGCGGGTCGCTCGTCGGGTGGCCGGCGCTGGTCTTCGTCGTCGGCCTCTTCACGATCATGGTCCTCATGGTCCGCAAGGTCCGGGGCGCCATCCTCATCGGGGTCATCGTCGCGACGGTGCTCGCGGCGGTCGTCGAGGCCGTGGCACACCTCGGGCTGCTCGACGAGGACAACCCCGGTGGCTGGGGCCTGACGATCCCGACGATCGACGGCTCGCCCGTCTCGACCCCGGACTTCGGCACGCTCGGCCAGTTCTCGCTCTTCGGGGCGTTCGGGAAGGTCGGCGTCGTCGCCGCCCTCCTGCTGATCTTCTCCATCATGCTCGCCGACTTCTTCGACACGATGGGCACGATGGTCGCCATCGGCGCGGAGGCGGACCTCCTCGACTCCGACGGCAACCCGCCGCGCACCCGCCAGATCCTCATCGTCGACTCCGTCGCGGCGGCGGCCGGTGGCGCCGCGGGCGTCTCCTCGAACACCAGCTACATCGAGTCCGCGACCGGCGTGGGCGACGGCGCCCGCACCGGCCTCGCGCCCGTTGTCACGGGCGTCGCGTTCCTGCTCGCGACGTTCCTCGCGCCGCTGGCCGCGTTCGTCCCCTACGAGGCGGCGACCCCGGCGCTCGTCATCGTCGGTTTCCTCATGATGCAGCAGGTCACCGAGATCTCCTGGCGGGACCTGGGGATCGCCATCCCGGCGTTCCTCACGATCATCCTCATGCCGTTCGCCTACTCCATCACCGTGGGCATCGGCGCCGGCTTCATCGCCTGGGTGATCCTCACGGCAGCCCGCAAGGGCGGCGCCCGGCAGGTCCACTGGCTCATGTGGGTCGTGGCGGCCCTGTTCGTCGTCTACTTCGCGCTCGGGCCGATCCAGCAGCTGCTCGGCGTCTGA
- a CDS encoding WXG100 family type VII secretion target — protein sequence MADRTQLEIGAQSRAAQKVNAKQGEFNGQLTSLNGEVGGLQGQYTGSGANAFFQLANSWMEDANRIIREFEVFSTRLASVDTKASTSEEDATTVFRQNVTPISTRMQ from the coding sequence ATGGCGGACAGAACACAGCTGGAGATCGGCGCACAGTCACGCGCCGCCCAGAAGGTCAACGCGAAGCAGGGCGAGTTCAACGGGCAGCTCACCAGCCTCAACGGCGAGGTCGGCGGTCTGCAGGGTCAGTACACGGGTTCCGGCGCGAACGCGTTCTTCCAGCTCGCCAACTCGTGGATGGAGGACGCCAACCGCATCATCCGCGAGTTCGAGGTCTTCTCCACCCGACTGGCCTCCGTGGACACCAAGGCCTCCACCTCCGAGGAGGACGCCACCACCGTGTTCCGCCAGAACGTCACGCCCATCTCCACACGGATGCAGTGA